One Gossypium raimondii isolate GPD5lz chromosome 3, ASM2569854v1, whole genome shotgun sequence genomic window carries:
- the LOC105795838 gene encoding uncharacterized protein LOC105795838 isoform X3, producing MSFRIGSRKIFSLLFSLPLCPSSLLFVGLTVISSHSREKKTQKVPFYSLKILEVLLLKLFVLNCDCGFLELGSLHWGLAATFQGELGVKFNIQESNFE from the exons ATGTCTTTCCGAATTGGAAGCCGTAAGATATTTTCCCTTCTCTTCTCCCTTCCTCTCTGTCCATCGTCCCTTCTCTTCGTTGGCCTCACTGTCATCAGCAGCCACAGTCGAGAAAAGAAGACCCAGAAGGTTCCCTTCTATTCGTTGAAGATTCTCGAAGTGCTTCTACTGAAATTGTTCGTATTGAACTGCGATT GTGGTTTTCTAGAACTGGGTTCTCTTCACTGGGGGCTTGCTGCAACTTTCCag GGAGAATTGGGTGTTAAATTCAACATCCAAGAAAGTAATTTTGAGTAA
- the LOC105795838 gene encoding putative pentatricopeptide repeat-containing protein At3g16890, mitochondrial isoform X2, whose protein sequence is MGCCEVSGVFVTTCKPQKQLSWRVDDAFRLIETMKKRNVFPNGATVRSLIHGVFRCVAPRKAFELLIMFLEKEPMMQRLACDTLLLCLSNHHMATEATLFMNKLSGRGYMPDNLTFNLTMTCLIKGFNLDETCQILDSYIERGLKPGFNTYLALMQALYSVGKCAEGDRYFDQMIKGGLSIFLTLQCNGTSGGLPVHLCHTICSRCCTYYLVGYAGSVARKIKQ, encoded by the exons ATGGGGTGCTGTGAGGTCTCTGGAGTCTTTGTAACCACATGCAAACCCCAGAAGCAGCTATCCTG GAGGGTCGATGATGCGTTTAGACTTATTGAGACGATGAAGAAAAGGAATGTGTTTCCTAATGGAGCTACCGTGAGATCGTTGATTCATGGGGTTTTCCGTTGTGTGGCTCCACGAAAGGCATTCGAGTTGTTGATAATGTTCTTGGAGAAGGAGCCTATGATGCAGAGATTGGCTTGTGATACTCTACTGCTTTGTCTTTCGAATCACCATATGGCTACGGAAGCAACATTGTTTATGAATAAACTTTCGGGGAGAGGCTACATGCCtgataatttaacatttaacctTACGATGACATGTTTGATAAAGGGTTTCAATCTTGATGAAACATGTCAAATTTTGGATAGCTATATAGAGCGAGGTTTGAAACCAGGGTTTAATACATATCTTGCACTTATGCAAGCCTTGTATAGTGTAGGGAAATGTGCTGAGGGTGATCGATATTTTGACCAGATGATTAAGGGTGGGTTGTCGATATTTTTAACTTTGCAATGCAACGGAACATCAGGTGGTCTACCTGTTCATTTATGCCATACTATATGCTCAAGATGTTGCACTTATTATCTGGTTGGATACGCGGGTTCAGTTGCTAGAAAAATCAAGCAATGA
- the LOC105795838 gene encoding putative pentatricopeptide repeat-containing protein At3g16890, mitochondrial isoform X1, producing MSADNCKPDRFTYSILIHGVCKAGVIDEAVRLVKQMEIFGYSPNMCTYTILIDGYCNARRVDDAFRLIETMKKRNVFPNGATVRSLIHGVFRCVAPRKAFELLIMFLEKEPMMQRLACDTLLLCLSNHHMATEATLFMNKLSGRGYMPDNLTFNLTMTCLIKGFNLDETCQILDSYIERGLKPGFNTYLALMQALYSVGKCAEGDRYFDQMIKGGLSIFLTLQCNGTSGGLPVHLCHTICSRCCTYYLVGYAGSVARKIKQ from the coding sequence ATGTCAGCTGATAACTGTAAACCAGATAGGTTTACATACAGTATTCTCATTCATGGTGTTTGTAAAGCCGGTGTCATCGATGAGGCAGTTCGGTTAGTTAAGCAGATGGAAATTTTCGGATACTCACCGAATATGTGTACTTATACCATCTTAATTGATGGGTACTGTAATGCCAGGAGGGTCGATGATGCGTTTAGACTTATTGAGACGATGAAGAAAAGGAATGTGTTTCCTAATGGAGCTACCGTGAGATCGTTGATTCATGGGGTTTTCCGTTGTGTGGCTCCACGAAAGGCATTCGAGTTGTTGATAATGTTCTTGGAGAAGGAGCCTATGATGCAGAGATTGGCTTGTGATACTCTACTGCTTTGTCTTTCGAATCACCATATGGCTACGGAAGCAACATTGTTTATGAATAAACTTTCGGGGAGAGGCTACATGCCtgataatttaacatttaacctTACGATGACATGTTTGATAAAGGGTTTCAATCTTGATGAAACATGTCAAATTTTGGATAGCTATATAGAGCGAGGTTTGAAACCAGGGTTTAATACATATCTTGCACTTATGCAAGCCTTGTATAGTGTAGGGAAATGTGCTGAGGGTGATCGATATTTTGACCAGATGATTAAGGGTGGGTTGTCGATATTTTTAACTTTGCAATGCAACGGAACATCAGGTGGTCTACCTGTTCATTTATGCCATACTATATGCTCAAGATGTTGCACTTATTATCTGGTTGGATACGCGGGTTCAGTTGCTAGAAAAATCAAGCAATGA